AAAAACAACCTAAAATCCAAAAATTGAAACCAGTGACTGAAACCCACATGATAAAACCCAAATTCGAACACTATAAACCCTAATTCAAAACCCATTAATTGAAATCTAAACCAAATCGAAATCCCTAACCATGAACTCCAAAATCAGAACCCATACGTTGAAACCCAACATCATATTCGAACCCAAACCGAAATAAATGGCATAACAAAGACGAAGAAAAAAGCTGCAACCAGAGTGAATACATACCTGAAAAAGATAGAGAAGATCTGCAATGGGAGGGGGGCTGGAGGAGATGACGATGTTCGTAGAtgtgaaagaaaaaggaaagaggataaattttagggtttagcccAAATGAATAAACAACCCgttttgttttgatatttgttacaatttacacgtatttttcatttcaatttatAACAAATTCATGTCAGATAATGAAATCCACGTCAGTAACATTTGAAGGAAAATTAGCTCGAAGGGCTAACGTGGTCCGTTTTTCATAGTATAGGGGCTTCGTTGGCACGAAAAAAAAGTAGAGAGGTCTGATTGACCCTTTTTCGTAAGTAAAGGGGCCTTTTCGTTACTTGTCCCAATTCCGTAACAAAATTCCAGTACACACCACCCGGTCAGGCGGTCACCACTTCACGcgttttctatttctatttataCTTCCATCAACCCATTCTTTCTACTCTCTCTCCGAGCCACAAAATCTCTTGGTCTCTCCAGCAGTTTTTCCTTATTAGATCTTTCTAGTTCCGTTGCTCTTGTGTATGGCAGTGAGTCTGGTGTCGCATGAGGTATCTGATCTATGCATTGGAAAGCCTGTGCTGAGGTCGCTTTCCGTCTCCGCCACCGTCGGTGACGCGCTCTCCGCTCTGAAGCGGTTGGGAGAATCGTATTTAAGCGTGTGGAGCTGTGATCACGGCTCTCTGAGATCCAGAAAGATCGTATCAGCTGAGGAGGAATGTAGATGCGTCGGCAAGGTTTGCATGGTGGATGTCATTTCTTTCTTGGCTAAAGAGGACAATTTGTCGAATCCAGGGGCGGCGCTCCAGTCTTCGGTCTCCGTTCTTATCCCTAAAGAAGCCGCCGCGCTTGTGAGGCATTTGGAACCGCATGCTAGGTCAGCGTCTTTGAAAAATGTTTTGTCTTTATCTTCATGATTACTTAGTAATTGCTGGAGTATTCCTATTCCGTGCGTTCGAttgattttgacattttttaatGGTGATTTCAGTTTATTGGAAGCCATAGATCTTATACTGGAAGGGGCGCAGAACCTCGTGATTCCGATTCAGGGACCTGAATCGCGGAGGAAGAAGCTGCTCCTCAAACCCTCCCCCAATCTTCACAACAAACGTGAATACTGCTGGCTCACCCAAGAAGATGTAATCCGATTCCTTCTCAACTCAATCGGGCTCTTCTGTCCCGCTCCGATTCAGTCCATCGATTCCCTCAACATCGTCGACACAGAATCCATATTCGCTGTTCACCACGACGACCCCGCAGCCTCTGCCTTACCAATGATATTTCAGTCGGCGATCACGCAAACATCTGTGGCCGTTGTTGACAGCGAGAACAAAATAGTAGGCGAAATCTCACCATTTACACTCAATTCGTGTGACGAAATCGTGTCAGCTGCAATGGCAACCCTTACAGCAGGGGAATTGATGGCTTTTATGGACTGTGGAGGGCCAGAGGACTTAATACAAGTGGTTAAAGAGAGATTAGAACATATGAATCTAAGTGCAGCATTGGAATTGATGGAAGAGGACTCGGGAATTTCCTCTTCATCGGATGAGGAGTTTGGCCTGGGGAGGAGTGGGAAGTCCGGAGTTAGGAGGTCTGAGACAATTGTA
This genomic window from Tripterygium wilfordii isolate XIE 37 chromosome 9, ASM1340144v1, whole genome shotgun sequence contains:
- the LOC120005648 gene encoding CBS domain-containing protein CBSX5-like, which produces MAVSLVSHEVSDLCIGKPVLRSLSVSATVGDALSALKRLGESYLSVWSCDHGSLRSRKIVSAEEECRCVGKVCMVDVISFLAKEDNLSNPGAALQSSVSVLIPKEAAALVRHLEPHASLLEAIDLILEGAQNLVIPIQGPESRRKKLLLKPSPNLHNKREYCWLTQEDVIRFLLNSIGLFCPAPIQSIDSLNIVDTESIFAVHHDDPAASALPMIFQSAITQTSVAVVDSENKIVGEISPFTLNSCDEIVSAAMATLTAGELMAFMDCGGPEDLIQVVKERLEHMNLSAALELMEEDSGISSSSDEEFGLGRSGKSGVRRSETIVCHPWSSLVAVMIQALSHRLSYVWVIEENGTLAGIVTFSGMMKVFRERLKSM